A part of Streptomyces sp. NBC_01235 genomic DNA contains:
- a CDS encoding PadR family transcriptional regulator, with translation MRNHGFDGGHGRRGEGRRAAFGPFGPGGPGFGPGGPGGPGFGPGFGPGPWGGRGRGGPRGRARRGDVRASILALLKDRPMHGYEMIQEIAERSGGAWKPSPGSVYPTLQLLEDEGLIASESEGGKKLFSLTDEGRTASEEGPEAPWEEATRGVDWEALGEIRQAGFGLMEAFGQVWKTGSKEQREKALTVINDARKKLYLILADGD, from the coding sequence ATGCGCAACCACGGATTCGACGGTGGGCATGGGCGGCGCGGTGAAGGACGACGTGCGGCCTTCGGGCCCTTCGGGCCGGGTGGTCCGGGGTTCGGCCCCGGCGGCCCGGGCGGTCCCGGTTTCGGACCGGGCTTCGGTCCTGGCCCCTGGGGTGGACGAGGGCGCGGCGGACCCAGGGGGAGGGCGCGGCGCGGTGACGTACGGGCCTCGATCCTGGCCCTGCTCAAGGACCGGCCCATGCACGGCTACGAGATGATCCAGGAGATCGCCGAGCGCAGTGGCGGGGCGTGGAAGCCCAGTCCGGGCTCGGTGTACCCGACCCTCCAACTCCTCGAGGACGAGGGCCTGATCGCGAGCGAGAGCGAAGGCGGCAAGAAGCTGTTCTCGCTCACCGACGAGGGTCGTACGGCCTCCGAGGAGGGCCCGGAGGCCCCCTGGGAGGAAGCCACGCGCGGGGTCGACTGGGAGGCTCTCGGCGAGATCCGCCAGGCCGGCTTCGGTCTGATGGAGGCCTTCGGGCAGGTGTGGAAGACCGGCAGCAAAGAGCAGCGCGAGAAGGCGCTCACGGTCATCAACGACGCCCGCAAGAAGCTGTACCTGATCCTCGCCGACGGGGACTGA
- a CDS encoding WapI family immunity protein → MLLGDQASSVDLCPLGYQFSAVRGNSYDDNWLVIGGSVMTPEGIWAFTDPCLLIDEAHQVSGWLRAVAAGTVAVTGPDADGRLSPDTWFVEPVLAFSLVDRSEDGAVIRVHLSMEAAPPWQQGENGADIYQYFVEAQVDRAALLRAADRWDLALASFPTR, encoded by the coding sequence ATGCTCTTGGGTGATCAGGCAAGCAGTGTCGATCTCTGCCCGTTGGGGTACCAGTTCTCCGCGGTCCGCGGCAACTCATACGATGACAACTGGCTGGTCATCGGTGGCTCGGTGATGACTCCGGAGGGCATCTGGGCTTTCACAGATCCTTGTCTGCTGATCGATGAAGCCCACCAGGTGTCTGGTTGGCTGCGCGCGGTGGCGGCCGGGACGGTTGCGGTGACCGGACCTGATGCCGACGGCCGGCTGTCCCCGGACACGTGGTTCGTCGAGCCGGTCCTGGCCTTCAGCCTCGTCGATCGGAGCGAGGACGGTGCGGTGATTCGTGTGCACCTGTCCATGGAGGCGGCACCCCCATGGCAGCAGGGTGAAAACGGAGCAGACATCTACCAGTACTTCGTGGAGGCCCAGGTAGATAGAGCTGCTCTGCTTCGCGCAGCTGACCGGTGGGATCTTGCTCTGGCTTCGTTTCCCACCCGCTGA
- a CDS encoding SDR family NAD(P)-dependent oxidoreductase — translation MTSDDTAHSGSHSTSHGYLAELFSLDGRVAVVTGGSSGIGRAVAEALARAGASVVVVARKEAELAATVAELAAEGCRAAWVSADLSTRDGVRAAAEQAAEAFGEPDILVNSAGINLRPPMGELDEEVWDATMAVNLEAPYLLGRRFGPGMAERGFGRIIHISSQQAHRAFVQSGAYGVSKGALESLARSQAEAWSPYGVTCNTLVPGFVMTPLNTRLSSDPEKMAALAARTMVGRNGLAEDFAGAAVFLAGRGSGYVTGQAIFVDGGFSVH, via the coding sequence ATGACATCGGACGACACCGCGCACAGCGGCTCGCACAGCACCTCGCACGGCTACCTCGCCGAACTGTTCTCGCTGGACGGCCGGGTCGCCGTGGTGACCGGTGGCAGTTCCGGTATCGGCCGGGCCGTCGCCGAGGCTCTCGCTCGGGCGGGGGCGAGCGTGGTGGTCGTGGCGCGCAAGGAGGCGGAGCTGGCCGCCACGGTCGCCGAGCTGGCGGCGGAGGGCTGCCGGGCTGCCTGGGTGAGCGCCGATCTGAGCACCCGCGACGGGGTGCGCGCGGCGGCGGAGCAGGCGGCCGAGGCGTTCGGCGAGCCCGACATCCTCGTCAACAGCGCCGGGATCAACCTACGGCCGCCGATGGGCGAGCTGGACGAGGAGGTGTGGGACGCCACGATGGCGGTGAACCTGGAGGCGCCCTACCTGTTGGGCCGGCGGTTCGGGCCGGGCATGGCCGAGCGGGGCTTCGGGCGGATCATCCACATCAGCTCCCAGCAGGCGCACCGGGCGTTCGTCCAGAGCGGCGCCTACGGCGTGTCCAAGGGGGCGCTGGAGTCGCTGGCCCGCTCACAGGCCGAGGCGTGGTCGCCATACGGCGTCACCTGCAACACGCTGGTGCCCGGCTTCGTCATGACGCCGCTCAACACGCGGTTGTCGTCCGACCCGGAGAAGATGGCGGCGCTGGCCGCGCGAACGATGGTCGGGCGCAACGGCCTGGCCGAAGACTTCGCCGGAGCCGCCGTGTTCCTGGCCGGGCGCGGCTCCGGCTATGTCACCGGGCAGGCGATCTTCGTCGACGGCGGGTTCTCGGTGCACTGA
- a CDS encoding class II glutamine amidotransferase: MCRWLAYSGTPVLLETILYRPAHSLIDQSLHSKMGVETTNGDGFGVGWYALDGGNGTPAVVREIGPAWSNRNLREIAGHVRSPMFFAHIRASTGSAVQQTNSHPFRHGRWMWMHNGAIADFHRIRRDLALAVDPELFLDIEGSTDSEMMFFLALTLGLEEDPPGAVARMTGLVERIGHEHGVEFPLQMTVAVTDGERLWAFRYSSQGASRSLFYSTRVETLRALHPDMEFLREVSDETRLIVSEPLGDLPGAWNMVPESTYGVVQSGGGDEIVHFTPQAA; encoded by the coding sequence ATGTGCCGTTGGCTCGCCTACTCGGGCACCCCCGTGCTGCTCGAAACGATCCTCTACCGACCGGCGCACTCGCTGATCGACCAGAGCCTGCATTCCAAGATGGGCGTCGAGACGACGAACGGTGACGGTTTCGGCGTCGGCTGGTACGCGCTCGACGGGGGCAACGGGACCCCAGCCGTCGTCCGGGAGATCGGCCCGGCCTGGAGCAACCGCAATCTGCGGGAGATCGCCGGTCACGTCCGCTCGCCGATGTTCTTCGCCCACATCCGGGCCTCGACCGGCTCGGCGGTGCAGCAGACCAACTCCCACCCGTTCCGGCACGGCCGCTGGATGTGGATGCACAACGGTGCGATCGCCGACTTCCACCGGATCCGCCGCGACCTCGCCCTCGCCGTCGACCCGGAACTCTTCCTCGACATCGAAGGGTCGACGGACTCCGAGATGATGTTCTTCCTGGCGCTCACCCTCGGCCTGGAGGAGGATCCGCCGGGCGCCGTCGCACGGATGACGGGCCTGGTGGAACGTATCGGCCACGAGCACGGGGTGGAGTTCCCGCTCCAGATGACGGTCGCCGTGACCGACGGGGAACGGCTGTGGGCCTTCCGCTACTCCAGCCAGGGAGCCTCACGCTCGCTCTTCTACAGCACCCGCGTGGAGACACTGCGGGCACTCCACCCCGACATGGAATTCCTGCGCGAGGTCTCCGACGAGACCCGCCTCATCGTCTCCGAACCCCTGGGCGACCTGCCCGGCGCCTGGAACATGGTCCCCGAGAGCACGTACGGCGTGGTCCAGTCCGGCGGAGGCGACGAAATCGTCCACTTCACCCCGCAGGCGGCGTAG
- a CDS encoding DUF7144 family membrane protein, with product MTTHSTDAPSVKRHAAKQHWAEGLMIFAAVTLMLSGVLDIFRGIMGIAEDDIFVTTRNYVFQYDLTGWGWIHLALGAVAVIVSLGLFQAAMWARVAGVAIAGLIVIANFLSLPQYPIWSVVMIAFSAFVIWALCVVKPDRYEDR from the coding sequence ATGACGACACACTCCACCGACGCGCCGTCGGTCAAGCGGCACGCGGCCAAGCAGCACTGGGCCGAGGGCCTGATGATCTTCGCCGCCGTCACGCTCATGCTCTCCGGAGTGCTCGACATCTTCCGCGGCATCATGGGGATCGCCGAGGACGACATCTTCGTCACGACCCGCAACTACGTCTTCCAGTACGACCTCACCGGCTGGGGCTGGATCCACCTCGCCCTGGGCGCGGTCGCCGTGATCGTCAGCCTGGGACTGTTCCAGGCGGCGATGTGGGCGCGGGTCGCGGGCGTGGCCATCGCCGGGCTGATCGTCATCGCCAACTTCCTCTCCCTGCCGCAGTACCCGATCTGGTCCGTCGTGATGATCGCCTTCTCCGCGTTCGTCATCTGGGCCCTGTGCGTGGTGAAGCCCGACAGGTACGAGGACCGGTGA
- a CDS encoding SHOCT domain-containing protein, with the protein MSGDTYLAYDYPLLSAFWTMLVFFLWIMWFVLLFRVVVDIFRDDDLSGWAKAGWLAFCILLPFLGVFVYVVARGKNMGRREIAQAREQQQAFDSYVRETAKGAGGPSSSVDELARLSEIRARGDITDEEFAKAKQQVLSGSRH; encoded by the coding sequence ATGAGTGGTGACACGTACCTCGCGTACGACTATCCGCTGCTGAGCGCCTTCTGGACCATGCTGGTGTTCTTCCTGTGGATCATGTGGTTCGTCCTGCTGTTCCGGGTCGTCGTCGACATCTTCCGCGACGACGACCTCAGCGGCTGGGCCAAGGCCGGCTGGCTGGCGTTCTGCATCCTCTTGCCCTTCCTGGGCGTGTTCGTCTACGTGGTCGCGCGCGGCAAGAACATGGGGCGCAGAGAGATCGCGCAGGCGCGTGAGCAGCAGCAGGCCTTCGACAGCTACGTCCGCGAGACCGCCAAGGGCGCGGGCGGCCCCTCCAGCAGCGTCGACGAACTCGCCCGGCTCTCCGAGATCCGAGCCCGCGGCGACATCACGGACGAGGAGTTCGCCAAGGCGAAGCAACAGGTCCTGAGCGGCTCCCGGCACTGA
- a CDS encoding HdeD family acid-resistance protein translates to MSVSPGPAPHTGPVGGDPAEALGVLGRSWTWILGSAVATFVPGILVLVWPDETLHVLAVLIGLYLLVTGAFRFVAAFAREEHGERLTGLLLAVLYVIAGVLCLRNPLQTIAALSLVVGVLWLVSGMLTLYTALAAKDLPHRGVVLGAAVFAIVAGIVVLALPTESARALTRLLGLWLVLLGLVEAVVALAWRAALRRARTAGPRDPADPF, encoded by the coding sequence ATGAGCGTGTCGCCTGGACCCGCACCGCACACCGGACCGGTCGGCGGCGATCCCGCCGAGGCCCTGGGCGTACTCGGGCGCTCCTGGACGTGGATCCTCGGCTCGGCGGTCGCCACGTTCGTGCCGGGCATCCTGGTCCTCGTCTGGCCGGACGAGACCCTGCACGTCCTCGCGGTCCTCATCGGCCTGTACCTGCTGGTGACCGGGGCCTTCCGGTTCGTCGCGGCCTTCGCCCGGGAGGAGCACGGCGAACGGCTGACCGGGCTCCTCCTGGCGGTGCTGTACGTGATCGCCGGGGTGCTGTGCCTGAGAAACCCGCTGCAGACCATCGCCGCGCTCTCGCTGGTCGTCGGCGTCCTCTGGCTGGTGTCCGGCATGCTCACCCTCTACACGGCCCTTGCCGCCAAGGACCTGCCCCACCGGGGCGTCGTCCTCGGCGCGGCGGTGTTCGCCATCGTGGCGGGGATCGTGGTGCTGGCGCTGCCCACCGAGTCGGCCCGGGCGCTGACCCGGCTGCTCGGCCTGTGGCTCGTCCTGCTCGGCCTGGTCGAGGCGGTGGTCGCCCTCGCGTGGCGCGCCGCGCTCCGCAGGGCGCGTACGGCGGGGCCGAGGGATCCCGCCGATCCGTTCTGA